In the genome of Juglans microcarpa x Juglans regia isolate MS1-56 chromosome 6S, Jm3101_v1.0, whole genome shotgun sequence, the window taattattttatattaaaataaatgactCGATCAATTACGTCTCTTTATGCGCAAAGAAATACGCAAAAGTAGttgcatataaaatttttgaattgaaaaaatatcaTCTCGACAAGTAAATATCATAGATCAAGGATTCTTCTCTAAAATTAATGTGGCTCTTGAATTAAATAGgcatcatattttaaatagatagaaattcattaaaaagaaattaacctCCAATCATGTAAAGCGATATTGaggattttataaaagtttagTCACTTATACAACTTTCATCtagttaagaagaaaaaaaaaaaaaaaaaaaaggttgtattTTCCAATTGCATGCATTCCATTTTGGATCCAACGCTATTAACCATTCAACCCCATTTTAGAAAGGAAAGGAGACCCAAACCTGCCAAGGGGTACTAACAatgatatttctttttgtaaCTAATGAATTGACTGCAAACTAAACATATGAAAATAAAGCAATCAAGCTAACTTAAGAAACATTTATTCTCAAAAGGTATCCCTTTAACACAATAGGTTATTATTCATCAACCTTTTAACTATTCCCTTATCGATTTCAACTTCCAAATGTATCCCTTCAACGCAATAGGTTATTATCCTTTAtcctttaacaaaatattattgtacACACAGTAAGGGCATCTTGGTAAGGTTAGATGCCATCATAATTAGTTAATTCAATATAAATCAAACTCAAGAGCCAAATAATTCAAGAGCCACCCCAGGTCTCGTGCCCTTTGACTTAATCTTTTGGACTTGTTCTTGCCAATTTTCTACAAGAAGCACCTGAACTTGAAATGTAAAACCAGAAGCACCAGGGGATtgacttaatttttttcttttttattgtttgtcttCCATGCATAAAGCAATGAGTTGTTGAACACTCATTCCATTATTTGTTGCCTCATTTCATTATGTGCTGCCTCATTTCATTATAATGaactttaaattatttaagGATGGAGCATTCATTTGATGCAGATCTTTTTTCCACTACTCTCTTACAAAGTGGTGGACAAGGGGAAGGCAGCACCCCCTTCAATAGCATACATGGTAATGTGGTGGTCCAACCAACACATGCTGAAGGTGAATGAAGGCCACCTACTAAAAGATCTCAACAAGGTGTGTCTTTCACCACTAAGGAGGATAATCTCCTTGTTTCAGCTTGGTTAAACATTAACCTTGATGCTATTCAGGGAAATAACCAAAAATCTacaaaaatttgagaatttatgaaTACTATCATGagtataaaaaatcaaacaatctTAAACGTTCGATTGCTTCATTGACCAATCGATGGCAATTGATCcaaaaatgcataaacaaattTTGTGATGCTGTAGCTCAAATAGAGTCTTTGCATCCGAGTGGTACCACGGAGGTCGATAaggtattaattttgtttttcctttaatttttttatatgcttGGGCTTATTTACATACTAACTTTATCGTTTTGTTCATTTAAGATTGAGAAGGTAAAAATAATGtacaaagaaattaagaatgcAACTTTTACTATGCAGTATTGTTGGTGTCTATTAggacaccaaccaaaatggcaaCAACATCAGTTAACATTGTCAACGAGGAGGAAATCACATGGAAGACATTCGGTCAGTGCTAGCTTAACTCCAGACGGAAATATAGAGATGATGTAGATGCTGAATTTAACCATGCCTTAGCTCGCATGACTGCTAACAGAAATACATTCATTGTGGCGAGAATAGGATTTTACAGCAAGCAAGAGAGGGATAGAGATGAATATCTTGCactggagaagaagaaattcgaagctaaaataatgaaattagatCTTAATGCGATGAAACCAAAGCAGCAACTTTATTTCCAAAATCTTCAGAATGAAATTTTCGATGGTTTAATGAGTAAGTATGCATTCACATCACCGTCCGAGGACCCATCCACACCTTTTGAAGGTCTGAAAGTACTTGTCTAGCCCATTTCGACTTTGTAATTAACAATAGTATATATTTAACGTATATTTTGTCTGATTTTAGTGGTCGTCAAGCTATATGTGATGGAAATACATGTGGCTGGGCCGCGACTTTGTGATTGggcattgtttttattttttgtgatggatAGTAACATTAGTGATGAGCTAACTTTTGGAGGTgtgtatatttttgtgattggcTTAAATGTGTTGAACATTAGTGATAACTTGTGTTTTTCTCAATGGTTTTTTTAGGTGAAAATGTAATagacaagtattttttttcaatggtgttgtatgaaatatttagaatgtatttgCTGCACTCCAGGACCCATCCACATCTTTATCTAAACCTCATATtgtataacattaatatttctatatagattttaatttagaaaaaaattaatagaacaaaaaaaattgataaaaaaaattaaatttataatattttattattattttgactaatatatggataatctaatgtgtGAATAAGTTTTTGGTGGAATAGTCAACTacaaaatcatgtcatattatgtaaattttacatttatatttacataatccaATGCTAGGCCGTTAGTACCTGAAAAGTGAAGGAGATGTGCTTTTGACATAGGcccatcatttatttaatgggCTGGCCCTGGCCCAAACCCAAACTATTGTTTCATGATCAATATCATATCTGATCTGCAAGTATTCTATTACCCTTACATCAATTACAGTCCAAAAAGAAATTATggattattaaataatatcacatCAGCAGGGTGAGATgatcataaaataatgaaataattcctgaaaatagaacaaaaattgAACTATTGAAGCAATGGGAATAAATGATCCCTGCAGCTAAAAAGTCAATAGACAAAAAATCAATGCAGAGTTGTAAAAGGGTGTTCCATTCCCACAGAGAAATTTGCAACCAAAGGAGAAATCACAATGAGTGGTCCTCCATTCCCACGtatgagaagaaaaagaaaaccaaacatGTTGCCGACTTGCCGCACCAATTAGTTGAAAAACACATCCATGGGCGGATTAATAGGGACACATATAAAgctatacaaaaataaattaacaaacttacataattttatgagattcgttagatttattttataataaatttattaattttataatctaacgtattatattaaaccatatcaatttgtatggctaaaatattttcaatttttaaacgATTGTAAGTTTTCAAACTAGAACCTCGATCATGAGTCGTAAGTTTTAAGAAATAtaactgcatgcatgccttaGCGAGAACCTCATGAATTGCATCATGCCTAGTGCTACACGCGCAAAGACATGCTTATTCCCGGTTTCAAATCAACTAAACACAAAGATGGCTTGTGAAGCTGAACTACGTGCGCAACCCAGACCAGACCTAATATCTTAGCGGGGAAGTCAAGGTAAAGCAAAACACAcccaaattaagagaaatttccTGCACCAAGCCGTGGCAgcttctctttattttcttcttctttcttcttgcttttttGGTTAGTGATCCAACACGCACCAAATTGCAAGCAAGTTTCATGAGACTGTACAGGACACAGCTCAATAAACAAAACCTTAGCTACCACTTCTCTCCGCGTTTTTGGTGAGCAGAAATCTGCCGACCTATGCACGTACGTACTCATTGAGGGTATTCATTGGACGAGATGAATGATGATATTCCACCACTCAACCTGTCTCTGTACTTGGGTACGTACGTTGTCTGCAGCCAACTACCAAATAACGTCTTATGTTCCATTATGATCAAATTAGATTATTCAAGATAAGATCACATGGTTCGTACGTAGTACTTTTCAAACGTACTCCGTTGGACGGACATGCTTCAGAAAACAAGTCAATATGGAGTTGCATGGGGTTGGCCATCTTCCCTGACAAGAATCTGTTGCGAAACTCACCAACTTCTGAAGTATAATAATATTGGAtcgaataataaacttaaagatTTAATTTGGAACTTCCTCTACATTTTGTACGTACTTTATGTTTTGAGGGCGAGAATTGGTACGTAATTCGATCGTGCCGGCCAATTTGAGGTCCCATGAACGCGCAATAATATAGGCTACAAACTTGCACATGTCATAGTTTTAATTAGCctgtctaatttattttttctttttattacttattttcaaACCAGCCGTTGAAGTTACTGACGCTAATGGTCCTGGTCTCCATCCCTACTACTCCTAGCCGAAATCTCCTTTGACAAGCAGCTGGCTAGCTACGGTACTGAGGTCGTGGGGCTTCTTGTTATGTTCATATGGATGAACCTTGTTTCATTAGAGATACATGCAAAATTCCGTCGACAGCCCACATGAATTGTTAAAATTTCGGTGTGTTTGAAAATACagaacatctcatttcatctcattattacaattttttcaaattttcatacaaaaatataataaacaattcaattttttcaaatttcaaaataaaaataatactaaaaaaatatattttaataatattttattcaattttcaacaaaacatctcatctaatcttatttgAATTGTCTATCCAAACCCATATGAGTGTttggaaatcatttttatctcatctcatcttatttattttccaaacatcacttaatacaaaaaatttcaaactaatcattataactttctcaaatttttaaacaaaaaataaaaatcaattcaacttttttaaatctcaaaacaaaaataatattttaacaatatttaaattttataatatttttatttaaatttttatctctctttaattcccaaaattcaaaaaatatttaactcaaattatcacactattattcacaaaacattttactattattcacaaaatttctaTCCCATCTTATTTCCAAAACATCTCCTAAGAAACATGACTGTGCATGACATTTTGGAGGCGATTTTTACTGCTAGAAGTATCCATTATTGCTGTACGAAAAAACTTTGATCGTGATATCAATAAAAAACTATACTTAATTACTGAGCTTTTACTTCTCAAAACTACTGAAATGGCAAAGGCCTTCGGCTTTCCCTGCAAACCATTGCGTAGTATTGTTTGAATTATCAGCATATATCTACATCGATCGGTATCATGTCCTTTGATTTTTGCTGTCACGCACATTTTCAATGCTTAGTGCATGAATTGCTATCAAATTCGCATTCTCTCCCTAATTATCTTGACAAATGTCTTGTGAGGACGCAGCCTCTTGTAGACAAAATATCATAGCAGGGTTGAAATGATCATCAAGAATATTGAATTACATTTGTGTCATAGAATAATTACCTATTCAACAATGTGGACATGAGTTCCGTGATCTATTTTTTGAgacataacaaaataaaacgAGAAATCTGAGAAGCTCAACTTCTCATTGTATGTAAATTACTTGTTTGGTTAATTAATATGTAGCTGAATATGATCAACTCCCATGCACGATTTTGTCACaaccattatttttattttttatttttaaaaaggatccttaaatattaaaactttcattatggctggtttggttacacaaaatcaaactatctcatctcatcattataattttatcaaaatcctatacaaaatataataaacaatttaacttttacaaattccaaattatctcatctcatcattattgAAAAAGTCTTGTTGCAAGCGATTTCGCACACCAAACTGCCTACCGATATTAAATGTAACACAttattctctcaaaaaaaatttcttttatttttttttttaacaaaaaaatattatgtgagtGTTGGTAGACAGTTTGGTGAGCCAAACCGCTTGTACCTAACAAGcatcttatattataaaaatattttattcaactctcaacaaaatatttcatctcatcttatatgaACTGCGTAATCAAATGAGGCTGCTTTTCAATTCGAAAAACAAGTTGCCACTTACCTTATGATCGATCGCCAAAGTTGACGAATAAAAACGTGTTAATCAATTTAGAGATAAAGTTAGATGAGCTATTAATGTAGTTGGGTTGTAATATTTCAATAAGCTGGTAAGTTTGAATGCTTAAACTGTCATATTCccttaaattattaaagaaaaaatcgtACAAATTTAGTTGGATGtggtcacacacacacacgccaTAAATCTTCcattattcacatcaaaattACGAGCACAGGGCAAGCCAACGTTCAGATTTGAGGGTAAGTTGAACATAATAATAGTTAGCTAGCTGGGTCATTCTTATTTTTCAACTGAATCATGATTGCAAAATACAAAGCAACAGAAGAAAAACTCAATAACTCACTAAGGAATTGTCCGGTCGCGTCAATGAGTTATGTACGTTACTTCCACCACCCGAAAACTCCCTCCCGTTCTCAGACGAACCCACCTGggtgagaaaataaagaaataaccATGCATGGTAGTTAATCCTTCCTTATCTAACACCAAGAAAAACAGTAATGAAAGGTTCGAGTAGGTGGGTGCAAGGGGTAGTCATGGCCTAACTAAATGGGTTACCCGCCGCCCGTTGGGCAAACAAACACGGAGTGGGTCCCTACCACTTCTTCCGTTTTCTCCATTAAACCCACTCGGCCCACTCTCTTTAGTTAACAGTCCGCACTGATCATAAAGTCTATAAAACCACAACGTGTCCGACCTTAACCAAATCTccaccaacccccccccccccccccccccccccccccccccccccccccccccccccctagaTTTCTCTATCCTGCGCTGTTTCCTTCAGAGAGAATCGGGGAGCATGGCAAGCCTAAGAGTCTCCTACTTGCTCTTGCTTCTCTCAATTTTAGCCTTTGCAGGTCTTTCTTTTGCTCTCTAAACCTTGAATCAAACTGTGCATGTTAATTTATACCGTTAATGTAGGTATATATGTTTAtgctttgtttgaatatgcCTCTGTTTTCTATTGCAGATGGAGGTTCAATTGGAATAAACTATGGCCGAGTTGCTAACAACCTGCCACCTCCATCGAAAGTGGTGGAGCTTCTGAAATCACAGGGATTCGACCGAGTTAAGCTCTACGACACCGACTCGGAAGTCCTCACTGCGCTAGCCAACTCGGGTATAAGTGTCACCGTTGCACTCCCCAACGAGCTCCTCTCCTCCACCGCTGCGGACCAATCGTTCGCTGACAATTGGGTCAAAACCAACATCTCTGAGTTCTATCCTGCTACCAAAATCGAAGCCATTTGCGTCGGAAATGAGGTATTCGTTGACCCCAATAACACGACCAAGTTTCTCATACCCGCCATGAAAAACATCCATGCCTCGCTTGCCAAGTACAGCCTTGATTCTGCTATCAAAATCTCGTCCCCAGTAGCTCTCAGCGCCCTTCAATCTTCATACCCACCCTCATCCGGATCTTTCAAGTCTGAATTAGTTGAACCCGTCATCAAGCCCATGTTGGACCTTCTGCGTCAAACGGGGTCGTACTTCATGGTCAACGTGTACCCATTTTTCGCATACACCGCAAACTCGAACGATATCTCCTTAGACTACACTTTGTTTAAGCAAAACCAGGGTGTGGTGGATTCCGGTAACGGGTTACGTTACAACAGCCTGTTCGATGCCCAAGTCGACGCCGTTTTCGCTGCCCTGTCCGCTCTCAAGTACGATGACGTGAAGATAGTAGTCACTGAGACTGGGTGGCCCTCACTGGGTGATACGAACGAGATTGGTGCAAGCCAAGACAATGCGGCGTCGTATAATGGTAATTTGGTACGCAGGGTCCTCACTGGCGGTGGGACCCCGCTTCGACCACAGGATCAACTCGACGTTTTTCTCTTCGCCTTGTTCAACGAGAATGAAAAAACGGGTCCCACATCGGAGAGGAACTATGGCCTATTTTACCCCAGTGAGCAGAAGGTATACGACATACCCCTGACACAAGCGGAGCTCGACGGTAGCCAGTCAACTCCCGTCAACGGGAGCAAGAGCCAGCAGGTTCCATCGACTGGCGATGTAACGAAGACGTCTGTGGGCTCGGGTCAGACATGGTGTGTGGCAAATGGGAACGTTGGGGAGAAGAAGTTGAAGGCTGCGCTTGATTACGCATGCGGAGAGGGAGGGGCTGATTGTCAACCGATACAGCCAGACGCCACGTGTTACAATCCTAATACGCTAGTGGCCCACGCTTCGTACGCTTTTAATAGTTTCTATCAGAAGAATACTCGTAGGGCAGGCTCCTGTGACTTTGGTGGTGCGGCTTATGTGGTCACTCAACCACCAAGTACGTACTCTATACTTCTCTAATCGTCttacttttttctcaaaattcgTAACTTGTTTGTTTTCTGTTGTCATGGATTAATTCCTTTTCTTATCAAAATTGTAGAAGGGATGCTCTGCCGATTCTCTTTTGGCTAAAATGTAATGTGGCTGTTTTTGTTGCAGGTTTTGGGACTTGCAACTTCCCTACAGGATACTGAGCGCATGACGAAGAGACTGTGGGAGTTGGTCAATTATAGCTgcgggaaaaatgatatttacaagtTTAGTATgtactctattttaaaaaaataaataattataagattaatattaaaaaaattattttattaatgatgaattttttttttttaaatgagtacgCAAAACTTGTAAATCATAAAATTGTAACTAGTATTATTCTTCTAGCTTTGATTGGTTGagctcatgattttttttttaggctagTTTATAGGGAATtgatgacttttttttatttatttaaattaattactagaaTAAAATACGTTTAGCTGGTGCAGTAGTTATGAATTACCTGGCTCTTTTTTCCACATTCATGTATCtgtttatagatatatatatctatatttatttatttattttggagggTTATGtacgttttgttttttgttttttttcatgctAACAAGTTACCAAAAATTACATCACTTTCATCCTTTCTTGATCGTCCATTCTTCTCTTCTTGGGTCCCTTTTCAATTCTCATGTGTTTCTTAAGTCTTGTTTCTTACGTCGATCAAGTCAAGTTTATTCCTACAGCTATCTTGGGGTAATAGTCATTAGACTCTAATAATTTCTATGTTTAAAGTAATGGTCAACGAC includes:
- the LOC121237824 gene encoding glucan endo-1,3-beta-glucosidase 13-like — protein: MASLRVSYLLLLLSILAFADGGSIGINYGRVANNLPPPSKVVELLKSQGFDRVKLYDTDSEVLTALANSGISVTVALPNELLSSTAADQSFADNWVKTNISEFYPATKIEAICVGNEVFVDPNNTTKFLIPAMKNIHASLAKYSLDSAIKISSPVALSALQSSYPPSSGSFKSELVEPVIKPMLDLLRQTGSYFMVNVYPFFAYTANSNDISLDYTLFKQNQGVVDSGNGLRYNSLFDAQVDAVFAALSALKYDDVKIVVTETGWPSLGDTNEIGASQDNAASYNGNLVRRVLTGGGTPLRPQDQLDVFLFALFNENEKTGPTSERNYGLFYPSEQKVYDIPLTQAELDGSQSTPVNGSKSQQVPSTGDVTKTSVGSGQTWCVANGNVGEKKLKAALDYACGEGGADCQPIQPDATCYNPNTLVAHASYAFNSFYQKNTRRAGSCDFGGAAYVVTQPPSFGTCNFPTGY